The genomic segment TCCCACACATCATGCCCAACACACATACCCCACTCGCCATGGGATCCACGTTTCCAGAGATTCTGGAACCCCAGTGGGTCTAGCTACAAGACTGTTCAGGAGACACCCAGAGAGTCTTTGCCAAATGTGACTCAAaccaccatttactgagcacctactataagTCAATTAGTAAGGATACAAGCTAAGTATCAAGCTTAGTGTCAGGAAAGCAAGATACAGCAATGCGATGGAGGAAACACAGAAGATTCCAGAAGTGCAAATGAGAGGTGCCCAGTCTAGATCTAGAAAGGTTTCCCAGAGGGTAAAACATGATTCAATGGAAAGACATTGAAGTTAGAGAGTTGACCtaagttcaaatcctgactctgctacTAATTAGCTATGATACCTAAGGCAAATTACTTAGTAAAAACTACCACTTACATGgtgcttactatgtaccaggaacTACTATAAATACTTTACATATCTgaataactcatttaatattaTCAGTCCAATGATATAACActattcttatccccattttagagataaagaaactgagccaAAAGAaatcaagtaacttgcccaaggtcacccagctgacGGGAGTCCCCATTGGGCTCCAAACCCAGGTAATTTGTCTCCGTAGTTCATGCTTTTCATTGATATGCTGTCTGCCaacttctctaagcttcagttaCCCCATccataaaataagatttaaaaaatcaagtggaATACTATATATAAAGCACTTGGAAAACAAAGTGTTAGATAACTTGAACCTATTGTTACACATATGCATTTATTCTAGTTAAACCCCATAAGAACATTATGGGGGAGGTATAATCACTTCTGTTTTATAGATGGAAACATAGACCCAGAGAAATTGAATAATTGCCCCAGGATCATTGAGGAAGGAGGTGGAAAACAACTATTCAAATCCAATGCTATTTGACTCTACAGCCTATGCTTTCCCACCCTATCACCCTGGAAGAAAACCACACATAAAGCCTGGCAGAGCAGGCACAGATGGCTGCAGGCCATACCGGGAGCAGGTCTGGGGTTACCAAGGTTCTGGAAAAGCTTCAGATGCTCAAGCATTGCCTAGAGGTGCCTTCCCAATGGGCAGCCCCCACCAGACCGAGCACTTTGGCACCAAGGTGACACTCAGAAAGTGTATTCAAACACCCAAAACATCAGTGCCCTCAAAATGGTCCAACCTCACCCATaataatttgaaaggaaaaactaCCTTCAAACACTCCCCAGTGGACCCCTCAAATAGCTACAGTTCACTGAGCACTACCAGCACAAGGGGCCACAGGGGCAGATACCAGACGAGGGCCAGGTGCCTGGTTCCAATTCCCGGACTCTTGTGAGGTGCCCGTGAGACCTGCCATGGGTCAAGATCTCTCCTGATGCCTCACTTTCTGTACCTGTGAAACAGGAATAATAAACACTAACATTCCCTATCTGCCTGGAGTTTTGAGCAGTGGAGGGTAAGGTAATTGCTGTGGAGGCACTCTGAAAGCCACATGCAGTGCTGTGAAAGGAAGGTGTTACCACAATGCCCTGTTCCAAGTAGGTGGCATGAGGacattattttccttaattttctgtttgcttttgctgAAAACCATTACTGCTGCCAAAGAAAATACAGCTTGGGTTAATTTTAGTATCTCAGTTGAGGTGAATTTTCCTCTCTACTTAACCTCCAATAACTACTTAAAACAAATGGCACAATTTTATCTTCCCAGAAAGGTTAAACAGTCAATGGTTGGAGACAATGAGACTCATTTCAGCTGTCCCCACAAGAGAGGGGCTAGAAGCCCTTGCTTTTGACATAAAATGTGTTGATATTCCATGAGGAGCCTCCTGATATCTAAGATCATTTTCAGAGCTCACATGTCCTTCCCCAAAGGAGCTGTTGTGAGAAGGGAGAGATGCCACCTGAAGAAACTCCAGATCAATCCAATTATCTCCAAACCCAAACATCCTGGTACCTCTGGATCTCCCCACTGCAGGCTCCATGGGAGCCTCACATTCCACATGTCCGGAACTGTGCTCTCCATTCCCTCTGTGATCTCAGTCTCACTAAACAGCAGATCCACAGGTTAACCCAGTTTGCGCCCTCCCACTCCATGTCTAATAACAGGATCCCCTTTTAAGAGATTCTTACTGACATGCCATGCCCTACAGTAGGTGCTCTGCACACATCAGGTCCAACATTCTACAACAGCCCTATGAGAAAAGCACCATTTTACCAGTGAGGATACTGAAGCAATTTCTCTAGAGGCAGAACTAGAACATAAACCTAGCTTGGGATAACTTTAAAGTCCTTGGTCCTTCAACCACACTGGGATGCTCTCCAGTCATCAAATTCTCTATTTCCTTTCAGTTCAGTATCTCTGAATCCATCGCTTTCACCACTTTGGTTCAGGCAGCACCACTTCTGGCTGGAATTGCTCCAAGAGCCTGCCCCAGACCACCCTGACCATGCCGCATCCCTAAGCCCCATGGCTACCAGAGTACCATCTTTGCAAAATGCATACATGATCATTTCACTTCCCTACTTAAAATCCTCAATAGCTCCTGAAAGCTTCCAATGAATGGTCAGATTCTTCAGTGCCTCATGATCTGATCTCTGCCCACCTCTCTAGACTCatcttccctcccctgccccccaccccatggcTCCTTTGCTCCACAGATGCTATTTACAATTCCCTGAAGGTGCCATGTTGGTTCCCACATCTGTTTTCTAGTATGTCCTCCCACCACTGACATTGCCTTCACATTCCTCCTTCTTCTATTCAACTACTGCCAGTCCTTCAAAAGTCAGCTTAAATGTCCACCTTCTCCAAGAAATCCTCCTCTGACAACTACAGCCTCAGAGAGATGGTCCTGCAGAGACTTAGGTCTTTATTGCacctgtttattcattcattcaagaaataattattgagtgtctactatggTCTAGGCACTATGCCAGGAGCTCAGACTACAACAATGGGCCAGACATGGTCCTTGCCTTCTTGGGGATTATGGTCCACTAAGAGGGAGACAATAATTCAATAATGACACAAGTAGAGGATTGACCACACCCTGAGGTGTGTGCTATGAAAGAGAAGCATAGGCAGCTACAAGACCATACACAAACGGTGCGAGGGAGCAGATAACACTTGAGGGACAGGAATACTTTCTTGAAAACATGACATCTGAGTTGAAATTTGCAGTGCAGGGCCAGACAGTTCAGAacattccaggtagagggaatAGGATCTGCAGAGGCTGTGAAGTGAGTCAGACCTCGCCAGGCTCTAGTAACTGCGGAGAGGAGGGAGTTACTCTTCAGCCCCCTCACTAGTCTGTGAGTAAATAGATGGCAAGACCCTACTCTTGGGTACTTCctatccccagtgcctggcacatcactttcaataaatgaatgtatatattCCATGACTGAAACCTGGAGGTgtgacatttttaaaatggagaatcTAACACGCAGATACCTTGGCCTGAAGAACATTTGTGGCCACGTCTATCACTGCAAGGCCTGTGGCTCCAGCTGCTGCCGTCACTAAAACAGTTTCTCTGCCAGAGAAAGATGAACATTACTGGAGAAACCTTCAAGAATCAGCCAGGAGTATGATTTTGTAAACATTTGAAAGCAAGAAGAGGGCTTAGAGGCCATTTTGTTCAACCCTTCATGTACATCCGTTGCCCGGCTTTTTGGGCCAGGTCTTGTATGTACCTAGACCTGTGTTAACTCGGTCCAGTTTAGAAGGCTGCCTAGGAAAGAGATTCCTTATCTCTCTAGGTTGCCCCTTCCTCATTCTGTGGCAACCCTTCCTTTGAGCAATGACTCCAATTTCTGCTTCAGAAACTCTGTCCTAAACTCACTCTCCTACTGAACACTGCTGAATTTTAGAAGATGGTGATCATGCCATGACCGCTGCTCAGCCAAACCCACTTCTCTGGAGCGATTCTGAGGCTCTCTGAAAAGAGCAGAGGCATATGCTCCAGGTACAGTGGGAAATTCAGCACCTCTGAAATACCACAGTTGGGCACATGGACTAAGCCttacaaaaacaaacacaggCCTCCGTTAACTTGAGTGAAGCATGGTGAAATAAACCAATTCTCTAAAATTTAAGGTTTTCTAGGAGGTAGTCTTCCAGAGCATCAGCTCTGAAAGAAAGATCTCTCCAAATTCATATTGGCCAAGTTCATAGTCTACCATGCCTCTCAGAAGAAGGATATCCCTACCCTCTCTGGACCCCAATATTGGGTCCCTACCTTCCTTTGGCCTTTCCTCAGACTAACATGAGCTAAAGGCCAGGGAAGTGGAAGGGAGGGTCAAGGTATTGGTGGGCACTTCTGATATCAGAGAAGGTACCACCCACCCCTCTGTCATCTACACCATCCTTACCCAGGCTGGGTATGGGCCCGATGTTCCAGGGCCAAAATAGCAGTGCCATAAGATACGGGCAGGACGGCAGCTTCTTGGAGAGGGATCTTTTCTGGAATCTGCCACAGTGCctaccaaaagagaaaacagtgacTTAGGGATTAAACTCATGCACCTGCTCATAAAGGCTGTCCAGTAAATATTCTGATTTGATTGCCTGACTGATCTGCAAAGGGAAACACATGTCAGGAACCAAGACCAGGGGAAGTCTAGACCAAGTAAGCTGCAGCAGAGTTCAAGATGGGTGCATCAACATCCTGAAGTTGGCATCTGGCTCAGGAAGGAACCAACTTTTGGAGAATGGAACACATCCCACTCTACTGCAATGCACAAGATGGtaaatttcacctcaataaagctgtggAAACATTATATACTGTTCACCACTAGGGAGCACCATTCACGTACTGCACAACCGTACCCCGCCCTCCTAGCTGGCTCCATGACCAGGGCTCTCTGTCAGATGCTTTGTGTCCGGGAGAAAGCCATTACATCTAGCTCAATGCCCCAGACCAGTTTTTCTACCAAATCTACAGAACTATGGTCCAACTGGACAGCCAGCCAGTTGCTCCAggacacagaaaacagaatgcCCTTCTTCATGTAACCACTCCATACAAACAAAACGCTATGCAAGGGCTGTCACACCAATATAAAGAAGGGGCTTAGCATTTGAAAGAAGGAAGTGCTTGGCTGAGAAACAAGGTAAGACGGAATGAGTACAAAGAGAAGGAGAATGAGGAATGAGGAATAgttggaaattaaagaaaacacaggaagagaaaaaaaacctctaaGCATTAATATTGAGAGGTAGAGATACCTTCTGGTCAGTGATGCATTCTTCAGCCATGCCATGGGAGCCACTCACGCCAAGAACTCGATCTCCCTGAAGGGAAAATGCCATTAAAGTTATATTCCGATGCATGGTCCTACCATTTACCTCTTCCCAAAttaatccaaaaaaaaagaaagaaaatttttctgACTCCGTAAGACACAGATTTGCCTTGAATATCTATAATCCCACCATTTTCTCAATACACCCAGCAGATTGCCAAACCAATCTGAGCACATTTTGGACAATGATAGAAAAGAGTAAGGAGAAGGCTGACATGAATTAGACTTAAAGTGTTCATTTTGCTCCACAAGAGGCTGAAACGTGGGAATTTTTCTAACTTCTCAGTAACTAAAGACCAAGGCGCTGCCTTTTATTagtaataaaaagtttattttattacAGGACCTTTCACTGGTTTCCTTTCCCCAATTCAGTATTAGTTTCTTCCCCCTCCAACTGGGTTTCTCTTTGGTGTCTGGCTGGCAAAGGCCAGGAGGAGCAAGACCCTTCGGCTACAATCGAGGTTGGCACATTTCTCATAGCTACACACACATCAATTTCTTAGATTTCAATTAATTTACCTCTTTCACTGTGCTGACATCTGTGCCTGTCTCCAATACTGTCCCAGAAAACTCCATGCCTAAAGCAAATTGTTTAAAGAATAGGTTATCTGTAAAGCCCAGCATCTTGGAGGTAGGAAAACCTTGATCAATAGGCCATCCTATTAGCTTTCTAGAGCTGAGAGGGGTTAAGGGTCCCCCCAACCCAGGGAAGAGGGGTGAGAATGTTGCACCCAAAGTACAGGAACATAAAATGAAGATTTCATGACCACAACCTGACAAGCTATAGCAGCCCCACTCTTACCACAACACAGATGAAAAATCTCAAGGAtggcaaaaggaaagaaaatcacaggcACACTAGTACTTCTGACCCCAGTCCCTGGGGCCTTGGGCTCCTACAGCACCCCTCAATTACAATGCTCATTGTAGTGTATTTACCTGTTTCCCTGTCTCATCTTCTGGACTAGGAGGCCCTCAAGGACATGACTTATCTTTATTCATATAGCACTTGGCTCAGTTGGATGAGTTGATGTTGTCTATCCTTTCCTCTTCCACTTCCAAAATTTCAGAATTTAATAATCATACATTTCCCACTTGGTCTACCAGAGGAATAACTCAACTGAGTATGATATCTGCCCCCCATCTAGCATTTCAACAAATACAAATAGGAAGAAATGGTTCCAACTGTTCAGACACAGTCAAACACCCTAAGGCCAAAACATAGCAACTATTTTGCAATCATTGTATCCTTAGTACTGTGTATCTGTATAAAATATACGTGTACTGTATACATGCTACACTATACTTATATCCCTTTAAGTAAATTTCAACAGCAAAAATCAGTCATTTGACCACATACTCATTAGGATCTAAATGTAATCAGATTGGGCATAATGAAAATCAGACAGTGGGCTGTTAGAAATGTataaactctttttcttttttctgatcctTTGATATTAGGTTTCTTCAGGAATGTGTTTGTGAGGATTGGGAGTTTAAGCTGCAAACAGATGTTTGTGATCCGTCAGTGAAAAAACAACATTGCAGAACCAGTGAAAGGGAATGACTAGGGCCAGTGATGATTCTGATCAGAATTCTAGTAAACATAAGGATACGTaaaaattcatttgttcatttatttgttttttaagcacCTACTAGAAACCAGAAACAATGCTAAAACACAGGTATATTCTCAGGCAAAACAGTGATGGAAACTTCCCTTCAGGTACTCACAATCTAGTGCTTCTAATTAGCAGTGAGGCCAATATATCTGTGGCATTACTGAGGGTGGGCAAGAACTGCCAGAGTATTACCTGAAATGAAGCACATGGTTCTGAAAACTCCCTGTATCCTGTATCTTCTTTTCCTAAACCAGATACTCACCAGGTGTGAAGGGAAGTTGGGGCCTTTTCTGATACTGACCACGGCACACCAAAATATCAGCAAAGTTAACTCCACAGAAATGAACATCAACtctgacctacaaaggaaacagaGCAACAGAGCAAGGCAGTACACATCCATGGAAACAAAGTTCATTCAATTAtaccaaaatatttactgagtgcctactatatgccaggtactaaACTGAGTGCCAGTGTACAATCACAAAGCATAAGACAAACTTCCTGTCTTCTTGGACTAAGAGTATATAGAAGACAGACATTAACCAAATAATGATGGTTTCTGTGTTAAATTACAACTCCTACACAACATGTTAGAGAAATAATTGGTGCAATGAAAGCACATAATGGAGGGATTTGATCTTTTGGAGAACTCAGGAAAAACTTGCCTGAGCAAGTAATGCCTGAACTAAGAAAAGCTAACAGTTAACTATTCAAAATAAGAAGAGGAAAGCCTGGCACAACCAAAAGCAATGGCGTGTGCAAAGTTCCTGTggtgagaacaaaagaaaaaccagtgACCCTAAAGCACAAAACGGAAGAGATGGGCCTAGAGAGCAGGCCAAAGGTTTACAGGCCTTACTGGGGATCTTAGTCTTCATACTAGGAACAATGAAAGGTCAttaaaggattttaagcagaAGGGTAACATGATTGGCTGTTTGGGGAACCAGGAATCATCCTGGAGGCTAATCCTAGATCCCCGGTTACTGCATTTCATAGAAATGCTAAGGCAGAGGTAGGTCTGAAGCAATGTAGCTAGCAGTTTCTGTAGACCTTataagtcagtggttctcaaagtgtggaccACAGACCACTACTTTATGTCACCTGGCAACTTGTTagaaattcaatttctcaggcttTACCCCTAActctgaatcagaaactctgggacaAAGCTcagcaatctgttttaacaaAAGCCAGGTGATTGTAATGCAGGCTAAAGTTAGAGAACTACCAGTCAAGACAGCTCTGAACCACAGCAGGAAATGAAGGCTGAGAGACAGAATGGACAGCactcatttgtttgtttacacTTCCTATGTAGTTCAGAGGTGGCCATATTAGTGAGAAGACATTTTTATAGACAACAcgtattcattcaacaatgttTTAAGCATCTACCACGTGCCAGGCACCACTCCAGACTATGGAGATTTAATGGTTAGTAAACTCACCTAGCCCCAGCTCTCATGAGCTAATTTACAAGGCAGTGTCTGGGCAAATAAGAGAACAAAGGGGCCCAGACTTTAGCCTGCGCACATTGTGTGCATGACACATGAGTGCTGACGTGCACGGCACACATTTATCCTCAAGCCACTCTACCTTGATTCAAGGATAATTGAAGGATGAACGTCTTTCGGTACTTGAATCCCAGGAAGCAGACTGGCTGCCATCACGTGCTTACCCACATAATCCATTTAACCACAGCGTCCATGTTAGTGACACATCAGGGCTGCAGctacatttctctctctctcacccatGGTGCCCACCACTGAGGCTCACTGCCCACTTCGCCTTGTCGGAGGTTCTCATTCTCCACCCCAGATGACAATGTGCCACCAAAGCGACTTCCACATTTCATCAGAAATGCACACAATCCTAAACTAACCCCACCTAAATCACTGCAGTACACCAGAGGGCACAAGGCACATATTCAGATGGAAATGCAAGACAGACGTTATAGGGCTGGtttggggggaggagggaggactGGTAATTAGATGCTGACACCGAAGAGGAAGCAAACGATGGGGTCCATTTTTCTGTTAAATCAGTAACTTGCAGGTGGTTATGTAAAATCGTGTGCAATTCCGAATTCTGTTTCCAAGGCAACAGCTCTGGGGCCTTCAGTTATTGGAGAACAATTTTCCTTTAGCACTCGCGGCCTTTTTGTGAATCCGGAAAGAGCCCTTGCAGTCGAGCACCAAGTTGCGCTCGTCTCCCAGTCGCCCCTAGCTGAACACTGGGAGCTCCATGCAGGACGGAAGCCTGAGGTGTGTGTGGTGGCCCAGTTAGGAGTGAAAAAGGCGTCAAGGGATCCGGACGGAGGCCAGTCACCCTACCTCGTGAGGCCCGACAGGGCGGGGGGCGACCTCCTCAATGGTCAGGGGCTGCTGCAACTCGGCGCAGAGCGCGGCGCGGTAGTGCCGGCCGcagcccggcccggcccgccTGCAACATGGAACGAGGGTCGGGTTACTCGGGCCCAACCCGGGGCTACCTTTGGGAGCTCAGGGAAGTCGGGGTCGCACCTGCAGAGCCACGCCCGAGGGAAGCAGCGTCCCCAGACCAGCGCCGCCATGGCCAGCGCAGGGAGCCCAGGGGGCGTGGCCGCGCGCGGCAGGAAGCCCCGCCCGCGGTGCCGCGAGGGCGGAAGGGGGTCCGGCTGGGCCCCGAGGGCTGGCTGCGGCCGTAACCGCGCCCTGGGCCGCCCCACCCGCCGGGCGCCGGGCTTCTCCTGGGAGCCTGAGCTCCTTCGTCCCCCGGCCGGCGTCCTGGAGGAGGCcgctggggaggaaagaaaatgagtcAAAGGAAATAGATTAACC from the Manis javanica isolate MJ-LG chromosome 11, MJ_LKY, whole genome shotgun sequence genome contains:
- the LOC108405189 gene encoding quinone oxidoreductase-like protein 2 isoform X1, which codes for MAALVWGRCFPRAWLCRRAGPGCGRHYRAALCAELQQPLTIEEVAPRPVGPHEVRVDVHFCGVNFADILVCRGQYQKRPQLPFTPGMEFSGTVLETGTDVSTVKEGDRVLGVSGSHGMAEECITDQKALWQIPEKIPLQEAAVLPVSYGTAILALEHRAHTQPGETVLVTAAAGATGLAVIDVATNVLQAKVIAAAGSDEKCKLAVQRGAQSSVNYSQNSLKEAVRKLVGSGGVNVVIDTVGGDIFLEALGSLAWEGRIVVVGFAGGTIASVPTNLLLLKNVSAVGLYFGQYQVQNFPIFSRSLSSALQYCQQGRIQPHVGAVFKLEEVNDAFLHVMQRKSTGKVLLSLK
- the LOC108405189 gene encoding quinone oxidoreductase-like protein 2 isoform X2, whose product is MAALVWGRCFPRAWLCRRAGPGCGRHYRAALCAELQQPLTIEEVAPRPVGPHEVRVDVHFCGVNFADILVCRGQYQKRPQLPFTPGMEFSGTVLETGTDVSTVKEGDRVLGVSGSHGMAEECITDQKALWQIPEKIPLQEAAVLPVSYGTAILALEHRAHTQPGETVLVTAAAGATGLAVIDVATNVLQAKVIAAAGSDEKCKLAVQRGAQSSVNYSQNSLKEAVRKLVGSGGVNVVIDTVGGDIFLEALGSLAWEGRIVVVGFAGGTIASVPTNLLLLKNVSAVGLYFGQYQVQNFPIFSRSLSSALQYCQQGRIQPHVGAVFKLEETQFLGLCISASPT